In Paenibacillus sp. J23TS9, a single genomic region encodes these proteins:
- a CDS encoding phosphotransferase, which yields MGNSKIWDADWEVSEELASRLISSQFPQLASKRIQKLGHGWDNTVYVVGDEFVFRFPRRKIAVNLLEMESRILPELADRIAIPYSKPLFFGKETGDYPSPFLGYTYLAGEFPIGLTDEQRLLSVSALAQFLKSLHAFPLQIAREHGVPHDHRSLIDITSRKEKMLNFLSDLREHLQKEEYGLIEAYLQHLTLDHVKPKDVFLHGDLHFKNMLVDETGKISGIIDWGDMNIGHPACDLNLVYSFLPPDARSAFFKEYGEVDEETKILARFIAVYIPMLILLQATSDQDEKIAEEAKANIKRALTY from the coding sequence ATGGGAAACTCAAAGATATGGGACGCGGACTGGGAAGTTTCAGAGGAATTAGCTTCTCGATTAATAAGTAGTCAGTTTCCTCAGTTAGCTTCCAAAAGGATTCAAAAATTAGGTCATGGTTGGGATAATACCGTTTATGTTGTTGGAGATGAATTTGTGTTTCGTTTTCCAAGAAGAAAGATTGCAGTGAATTTGCTCGAAATGGAAAGCAGGATACTGCCGGAGCTTGCAGATCGTATTGCGATTCCGTATTCGAAACCTCTGTTTTTTGGCAAAGAAACCGGCGATTATCCCTCACCTTTTCTGGGATATACATATTTGGCTGGAGAGTTTCCGATCGGATTGACAGACGAGCAGCGCTTGCTCTCGGTGAGCGCTCTTGCGCAATTTTTAAAAAGCTTGCATGCATTTCCATTGCAGATCGCACGGGAACATGGTGTCCCGCATGACCATCGATCTCTTATCGACATAACCTCCAGAAAAGAAAAAATGCTGAACTTCCTCTCCGATCTAAGAGAACATCTTCAGAAGGAAGAATACGGCTTAATAGAAGCTTATTTGCAGCATTTAACGTTGGATCATGTAAAACCAAAAGATGTATTCCTACATGGCGATCTTCACTTCAAAAACATGCTGGTGGACGAAACCGGTAAAATATCTGGAATTATTGATTGGGGAGACATGAATATCGGTCATCCTGCTTGTGATTTGAATCTCGTATACAGCTTTTTACCTCCCGATGCTCGGTCAGCCTTTTTCAAAGAATATGGGGAGGTGGACGAAGAAACGAAAATATTAGCCCGTTTCATAGCCGTATACATTCCGATGCTGATTCTATTGCAGGCTACCAGCGATCAAGACGAGAAAATAGCTGAAGAAGCAAAAGCAAATATTAAACGCGCTCTGACTTACTAA
- the adh gene encoding aldehyde dehydrogenase produces MVYAEPGQNGSKVTFKKRYENYIGGKWVAPVQGQYFENVSPVNNQAFCEVPRSTADDIELALDAAHEAKNAWGRTSVAERAVILNRIADRIETNLEMLAVAETWDNGKPIRETMAADLPLAVDHFRYFAGCIRAQEGSLSQIDDDTVAYHFHEPLGVVGQIIPWNFPLLMATWKLAPALAAGNCVVLKPAEQTPASILVLMELIEDLLPPGVVNIVNGFGLEAGKPLASSSRVAKVAFTGETTTGRLIMQYASQNLIPVTLELGGKSPNIFFEDIMTKDDAFFDKTLEGFTLFALNQGEVCTCPSRALIQESIYDEFMERALKRVEAIKQGNPLDPSTMIGAQVSTEQMEKILSYIDIGRQEGAECLIGGGRASITGELSDGYYIQPTVLKGQNNMRIFQEEIFGPVVAVTTFRDQEEALAIANDTLYGLGAGVWTRDMNTAYRVGRQIQAGRVWTNCYHAYPAHAAFGGYKSSGIGRENHLMMLSHYQQTKNLLISYSPDKLGFF; encoded by the coding sequence ATGGTATATGCTGAACCAGGACAGAATGGATCGAAAGTAACTTTTAAGAAGCGTTATGAAAATTATATCGGTGGCAAATGGGTTGCACCTGTTCAAGGTCAATATTTTGAAAACGTATCACCTGTTAACAACCAGGCATTCTGCGAGGTGCCCCGCTCAACTGCTGATGATATTGAGCTGGCATTAGATGCGGCACATGAGGCCAAAAATGCCTGGGGACGCACGTCTGTTGCGGAGCGTGCGGTCATTCTGAACCGGATTGCGGATCGGATCGAGACAAACCTGGAAATGCTCGCGGTCGCTGAGACTTGGGACAACGGCAAGCCGATACGGGAGACAATGGCAGCGGATTTGCCGCTTGCGGTCGATCATTTCCGCTATTTTGCCGGCTGCATCCGGGCACAGGAAGGATCCCTGAGTCAAATTGACGATGATACCGTGGCATATCATTTCCATGAGCCGCTTGGTGTCGTCGGGCAGATCATTCCTTGGAACTTCCCGCTGCTTATGGCGACATGGAAATTAGCTCCCGCTCTAGCGGCAGGCAACTGCGTTGTTCTGAAACCCGCAGAGCAAACTCCGGCTTCCATCCTGGTTCTGATGGAGCTTATTGAGGATCTGCTCCCACCGGGCGTGGTGAATATTGTAAACGGCTTTGGTCTCGAAGCAGGCAAGCCGCTCGCTTCCAGCAGCAGGGTTGCCAAAGTGGCATTCACGGGCGAAACGACAACGGGGCGCTTGATCATGCAGTATGCCTCTCAGAATTTGATCCCTGTTACGCTGGAGCTTGGCGGCAAGTCTCCGAATATTTTCTTCGAGGATATTATGACTAAGGATGATGCTTTCTTCGATAAGACGCTGGAAGGCTTCACATTGTTTGCGCTCAATCAGGGGGAGGTCTGCACTTGCCCTTCCCGTGCTTTGATCCAGGAATCCATCTACGATGAATTTATGGAGCGGGCTTTGAAGCGCGTGGAAGCAATTAAGCAAGGAAACCCGCTGGATCCATCCACGATGATTGGTGCACAGGTTTCTACGGAACAGATGGAAAAAATCCTCAGCTATATCGACATCGGAAGACAGGAAGGTGCGGAATGTCTGATCGGTGGAGGCAGAGCTTCAATTACGGGAGAGTTGTCTGACGGGTATTACATACAGCCGACCGTTTTGAAGGGGCAAAACAACATGAGAATATTCCAGGAAGAGATCTTTGGACCCGTTGTGGCTGTTACGACCTTCAGGGATCAGGAGGAGGCCCTTGCAATAGCCAACGATACACTCTATGGACTGGGAGCCGGAGTGTGGACGCGTGATATGAACACCGCTTACCGGGTTGGCCGTCAGATTCAAGCTGGCCGCGTGTGGACTAACTGCTATCATGCTTATCCTGCTCATGCTGCTTTTGGCGGGTATAAATCTTCCGGTATCGGCCGTGAGAACCATCTGATGATGCTCTCCCATTATCAGCAAACGAAAAATCTGTTAATCAGCTACAGTCCAGATAAGCTGGGCTTCTTCTAA
- a CDS encoding DUF779 domain-containing protein codes for MTLKDSEVHKVIATDAALELIELLKAKHGPVMFHQSGGCCDGSSPMCFSLGEFIVGDSDVQMGEIGGAPFYMSRAQYEYWKYTQLIIDVVPGRGGMFSLEGPEGKRFLTRSRVFTEEEKQSLKLN; via the coding sequence ATGACCCTGAAAGACAGTGAGGTTCACAAGGTAATTGCTACAGACGCTGCACTGGAGCTAATTGAACTGCTGAAGGCCAAGCACGGGCCGGTTATGTTTCATCAATCGGGTGGCTGCTGCGACGGAAGTTCACCAATGTGCTTCTCTCTAGGAGAATTTATCGTAGGAGACAGCGATGTGCAAATGGGAGAAATCGGCGGGGCTCCATTTTATATGAGCAGGGCACAGTATGAATATTGGAAGTATACACAACTCATCATCGATGTGGTCCCTGGGCGGGGAGGGATGTTTTCATTAGAGGGACCTGAGGGCAAAAGGTTTCTGACCCGTTCTCGTGTTTTTACGGAAGAGGAGAAGCAAAGCTTGAAGCTTAACTGA
- a CDS encoding DeoR/GlpR family DNA-binding transcription regulator, protein MHVLLKHLPFTVVTNSLRIADTLKDDENIQTYLLGGKIKSSGNMTDALANELASQFTIDLAFATGGGLSVKGLSTATPEVASFGRTIAENSRKNICLAEHYKFGIDCFARVGPLNQLQLIITDEETSRDEIEKIQASGVSVIVAEIK, encoded by the coding sequence ATGCATGTACTTCTCAAGCATCTTCCATTTACGGTGGTCACCAACTCATTGAGAATTGCAGATACTTTAAAGGACGATGAAAATATACAGACGTATCTGCTTGGAGGCAAAATTAAATCTTCCGGAAATATGACGGATGCTTTAGCGAATGAATTAGCAAGCCAATTTACGATTGATCTTGCTTTTGCAACGGGGGGCGGATTATCAGTAAAAGGACTAAGCACAGCTACGCCGGAAGTAGCGAGTTTTGGGCGTACTATTGCTGAAAATTCACGAAAAAATATATGTCTGGCTGAGCACTATAAATTTGGAATTGACTGCTTTGCAAGAGTTGGTCCGCTGAATCAGCTTCAATTGATTATTACGGATGAAGAAACATCGAGGGATGAAATCGAGAAGATCCAAGCAAGCGGCGTAAGCGTCATCGTTGCTGAAATAAAATGA
- a CDS encoding phosphotransferase enzyme family protein, producing MNLKTMVIGLSSDHVARDLIRNWEHDKGSLRFWRASSNFVYAFQRNQERYFLRFSTEQDHDMEQIVAELEFMQYLIANHFPCVSPVSSINDKLIETVQNSEGKYFAVVFHAAQGTNLDESLSPEQCEEWGRSLARLHSLSAVYKPVHSERKSWRDILGWIDHVLQNHPQEQDAAAELKRMTLWLKSQPVTKETYGLIHYDFQLDNVFYDEEQHSFNVIDFDDSFYSWYALDIVSALPDMPGQGDPLSSEHMKSFLKGYRSVRVLGDDFIEQIPYFQRFMNLYGFSRLLGSLDDSEMEQGPDWLEDVRLKFARSRDNLRQGFTRGI from the coding sequence ATGAATTTAAAAACCATGGTGATCGGATTGTCATCCGATCATGTTGCCAGAGATCTTATCCGGAATTGGGAGCATGACAAAGGATCTTTGAGGTTCTGGCGTGCCAGCTCCAATTTTGTGTATGCTTTTCAGCGGAATCAGGAGAGATATTTTTTGAGATTCAGTACGGAGCAGGACCATGACATGGAACAGATAGTAGCCGAGCTTGAGTTCATGCAGTACTTGATCGCGAATCATTTTCCTTGTGTTTCTCCGGTTTCCTCCATTAACGACAAGCTCATTGAAACGGTACAGAATTCAGAGGGGAAGTATTTTGCAGTTGTTTTTCATGCGGCCCAGGGAACGAATCTGGATGAAAGCCTGTCTCCTGAACAATGTGAGGAATGGGGAAGGTCGCTTGCCAGATTACATTCGTTATCTGCAGTTTATAAGCCTGTTCACTCTGAAAGAAAAAGCTGGCGGGATATACTGGGATGGATCGATCATGTTCTTCAAAATCACCCGCAGGAGCAGGATGCAGCCGCAGAGCTTAAACGGATGACATTATGGCTTAAATCCCAGCCCGTCACGAAGGAGACATATGGGCTAATCCACTATGATTTTCAGCTGGATAACGTATTTTATGATGAAGAGCAGCATTCATTTAACGTGATCGATTTTGATGATTCCTTTTACAGCTGGTACGCTCTTGATATTGTGTCAGCTCTTCCTGATATGCCCGGTCAGGGAGATCCGCTGTCGAGTGAACATATGAAGTCCTTTTTAAAGGGATACCGCAGCGTGAGAGTGCTTGGCGATGATTTTATAGAGCAGATCCCCTATTTCCAAAGATTCATGAACCTGTATGGATTCTCGAGATTGTTAGGGTCACTGGACGACAGCGAGATGGAGCAGGGTCCGGACTGGCTTGAGGATGTCAGGTTGAAGTTCGCTCGTTCCCGGGACAATTTGAGACAAGGATTTACAAGGGGAATCTAA
- a CDS encoding alpha/beta fold hydrolase produces MPYVQLQDLEVFYEKMGSGEPIIFLHSGYSRGILAFASQLLDFQKKYTCYYPDLRGHGRTRCESLEWSTPQLAKDMIAFMDALHIPKAHLVGYSLGANVGLYCAVQHPERVTTLTTIGTSGFADPTGVEEFEPEWLIEQDQQDTIKQMTERHEEAHRGNWQEHMRQSAQDWRLYPQLTEDQLRSIRCPALLITGEFDPFVGEEKLSYLGSLIQDSEIYMVTGGSHRPHMSREHPTQVNDRILQFLDAYSFE; encoded by the coding sequence ATGCCGTACGTTCAACTTCAGGATCTGGAGGTATTTTACGAAAAAATGGGAAGCGGTGAGCCCATCATATTTTTACATAGCGGTTATTCCAGAGGCATATTGGCCTTTGCGAGTCAGCTGCTGGATTTCCAAAAAAAATATACCTGTTATTATCCCGATTTGAGAGGCCATGGCAGAACACGCTGCGAAAGCCTGGAATGGAGCACGCCACAGCTCGCAAAGGATATGATCGCTTTTATGGATGCACTTCACATTCCAAAAGCTCATTTGGTGGGTTACAGCTTGGGGGCAAATGTCGGTTTATACTGCGCGGTTCAACATCCGGAAAGGGTGACAACGTTGACTACCATAGGCACGAGCGGTTTTGCAGACCCTACGGGTGTGGAGGAATTTGAGCCGGAGTGGCTCATTGAACAGGACCAACAGGATACCATCAAGCAAATGACGGAGCGGCATGAAGAGGCGCATCGTGGAAACTGGCAGGAGCATATGCGGCAGTCGGCGCAGGATTGGCGTCTCTATCCTCAGCTTACGGAAGATCAGCTGCGAAGTATTCGATGCCCCGCTCTCTTGATCACCGGCGAGTTTGATCCTTTTGTGGGCGAGGAGAAACTATCCTATTTAGGCTCACTTATTCAAGATTCGGAGATTTATATGGTTACAGGCGGAAGTCATAGACCGCATATGTCCAGGGAACATCCGACTCAGGTGAATGATCGCATTTTGCAATTTTTGGACGCATATTCTTTTGAATAA
- a CDS encoding GyrI-like domain-containing protein: MMNHEYKDRIETVIRYIEENSSDKLTLDLLADMANFSKYHFSRIFTAIVGVTPVAFVNRERIQKSVHLLADTPLTILEISNQCGFESLSTFNAAFKKHYGQTPSEVRRGMRNDSNFPSFYSKNPEESAFLEEYNQNRKNSLLTRVWDQMIRFEELMDIEVAYVRHVGSYLDTYSAWDKLGRWAAGRGISPANQQFIGISLDDLNLVDEWACRYDACVTLPAGHRKEHDSKVVDYKILSGGLYAVYPYYDTVERFVLAYQNVYSLWLPNSGYEADDRPCLEICKNDPATDAEGKCKVDLHVPIKKRG; encoded by the coding sequence ATGATGAACCATGAGTATAAAGACAGGATCGAAACGGTCATCAGATATATCGAGGAGAATAGCAGCGATAAGCTCACCTTGGATCTTTTGGCGGACATGGCTAATTTTTCGAAATATCATTTCAGCCGCATATTTACTGCCATCGTCGGTGTGACGCCTGTGGCTTTTGTGAATCGGGAGCGTATACAAAAGTCCGTGCATTTACTTGCCGACACCCCGCTGACGATTCTTGAAATATCCAATCAATGCGGCTTCGAATCGCTGTCCACCTTTAATGCCGCATTTAAAAAGCACTATGGCCAAACACCAAGTGAGGTACGTAGAGGTATGAGAAATGATAGCAATTTTCCATCATTTTATAGCAAAAATCCGGAAGAGTCTGCATTCCTGGAAGAGTACAATCAGAACCGTAAGAATTCTCTTTTAACAAGGGTGTGGGATCAGATGATCAGATTCGAAGAGCTAATGGATATTGAAGTGGCATACGTCAGACATGTGGGGAGTTATTTGGATACGTACTCTGCTTGGGACAAGCTGGGGCGATGGGCCGCTGGAAGGGGAATATCACCTGCAAATCAACAGTTTATCGGCATTTCGCTGGATGATCTTAATTTGGTTGATGAATGGGCCTGCCGCTATGATGCTTGTGTCACATTACCGGCAGGACATCGAAAAGAACATGATTCAAAGGTAGTGGATTATAAAATATTGTCGGGCGGGTTGTATGCGGTATATCCCTATTATGATACCGTTGAACGGTTTGTCCTAGCCTATCAGAATGTATACAGCCTGTGGCTGCCGAACAGCGGTTATGAAGCCGATGACCGTCCTTGCCTCGAAATCTGTAAAAATGATCCTGCAACGGATGCGGAAGGGAAATGCAAAGTAGATCTACATGTCCCCATTAAGAAAAGAGGATGA
- a CDS encoding GNAT family N-acetyltransferase → MNLEAAFRTFPILASDRVILKKIEASHLEDLFEIYNNENVFTYCGIIPKHNKDTVKNMIGHFERDFLKKARIKWGIFTVQEPDRLLGIIEAFNFNQKVNTLSVGYYLAEQQWGKGVATEALKLLLPYLFNEVNINRIQAEVMLRNEASKKVLQKNGFQQEGLLRQAALWSGKGIVDLEIYSILQQDQVNHQDS, encoded by the coding sequence ATGAATTTAGAAGCGGCATTTAGAACATTTCCTATTCTTGCGTCAGATCGAGTTATCTTGAAAAAAATCGAAGCCAGCCATCTGGAGGACCTTTTTGAAATTTATAATAATGAAAATGTATTTACATACTGCGGCATTATTCCGAAGCATAACAAAGACACGGTCAAAAATATGATTGGACATTTCGAGCGTGATTTTTTGAAAAAGGCAAGGATCAAGTGGGGCATATTTACGGTGCAGGAACCTGATCGGCTGCTTGGCATTATTGAGGCATTTAATTTTAACCAAAAGGTAAACACGCTGTCAGTGGGATATTATTTAGCTGAACAACAGTGGGGAAAAGGAGTGGCTACGGAAGCTCTAAAGCTTCTGCTGCCTTATCTGTTCAATGAGGTTAACATCAACCGGATTCAGGCAGAGGTTATGCTGCGGAATGAAGCATCAAAGAAGGTTTTGCAAAAGAATGGTTTTCAACAAGAGGGTCTCTTGAGACAAGCGGCCTTATGGTCGGGAAAAGGGATTGTCGATCTTGAAATTTACAGCATTCTGCAGCAAGATCAAGTGAATCATCAAGATTCGTAA